The following are encoded in a window of Arthrobacter sp. NicSoilB4 genomic DNA:
- a CDS encoding GAF and ANTAR domain-containing protein: MLLPEELLGTEPLSTVNQIQNLILDSADFEDFLNELARFSAHQVAGAGDDALCGITLLRDRKAATIGWSSDSAREVDEIQYRLSQGPCLTAAQEEREVYVPDLFDEDRWGPDYATAVASHGLRSVLSVPFHLQGEAQAALNLYSDVPHKFDGDVAARARGYTREISQALRLAVRFSLHTDSATNLRATLESRTVIDMAIGIVMAQNRCNQETAVRILTDASSNGNVKLRDIATSLVQSVGGTASRTHFEEPGRQEAG; this comes from the coding sequence ATGCTCCTTCCCGAAGAACTCCTCGGAACAGAACCCCTCAGCACCGTCAACCAGATCCAGAACCTCATCCTGGACAGCGCCGATTTCGAGGACTTCCTCAACGAGCTGGCCCGGTTCTCCGCGCACCAGGTGGCGGGCGCCGGGGACGATGCGCTGTGCGGGATCACGCTGTTGCGCGACCGCAAGGCCGCGACCATCGGCTGGAGCAGCGATTCCGCCCGTGAGGTGGACGAAATACAGTACCGGCTCTCGCAGGGCCCGTGCCTGACGGCGGCGCAGGAAGAGCGCGAAGTCTACGTCCCGGACCTGTTTGACGAGGACCGCTGGGGCCCGGACTACGCCACTGCCGTCGCTTCACACGGGCTGCGCTCGGTGCTCTCCGTGCCGTTCCACCTGCAGGGCGAGGCCCAGGCGGCGCTCAACCTCTACTCGGATGTGCCGCACAAGTTCGACGGCGATGTTGCCGCCCGGGCCCGCGGCTACACCCGCGAAATCTCCCAGGCGCTGCGGCTGGCCGTCCGCTTTTCCCTGCACACGGACAGCGCCACAAATCTCCGGGCCACCCTTGAATCCCGCACCGTGATCGACATGGCCATCGGGATCGTGATGGCGCAGAACCGCTGCAACCAGGAGACGGCCGTCAGGATCCTCACCGACGCGTCGAGCAACGGCAACGTCAAGCTCCGTGACATCGCCACCTCCCTGGTCCAGTCCGTGGGCGGCACGGCGTCCCGGACCCACTTCGAGGAGCCGGGCCGGCAAGAGGCCGGCTGA
- a CDS encoding dihydrolipoamide acetyltransferase family protein, with product MADFLMPSLGADMEHGKIVEWLVKPGDYVRRGDLVAVVDTDKTVMDVESFQEGVVAELLVDPGATVPIGTPLARITPTPAETGTGTGTGAPVPPPAPVPSSAAGAPPARAAAAPTAAVQTAAVQTAPGDAPPIAPPLRHLAHRLGVDPARIHGTGKGGAITRADVEHAVAARPSAGRVRSSPRARRLAAELGVELASVSGTGPEGAVTVADVQLAAGSRTPAAVPVAGGPGEGVPEAGTAGTAPPPEGQATEAPQAGKTAEARERVASLRRAVGALMSRSKKTIPHYYLSTTLDLRAAVEWMQSVNAQRPVASRLVPSALLLKAAALAAKDVQEVNGFYDDGGFRPSASVHLGVAVALRQGGIVAPAIHDADTLAVDVLMEQLRDLVSRARAGRLQRAEMADPTITVTNLGDLGVESVFGVIYPPQVAMLGLGRVMEQPWAQNGMLGIRPAVIATLSADHRVSDGLRGGRYLTRIDELLQKPEEL from the coding sequence GTGGCTGACTTCCTGATGCCCTCGCTCGGGGCCGACATGGAACACGGCAAGATCGTCGAATGGCTGGTCAAGCCCGGCGACTACGTCCGCCGCGGCGATCTCGTGGCAGTGGTGGACACGGACAAGACCGTCATGGACGTGGAGTCCTTCCAGGAGGGAGTGGTCGCCGAACTGCTCGTGGATCCCGGGGCGACGGTTCCGATCGGGACGCCGCTGGCCCGCATCACCCCGACTCCGGCGGAGACCGGGACCGGGACCGGGACCGGAGCCCCTGTCCCGCCGCCCGCCCCTGTCCCGTCATCCGCCGCCGGGGCGCCCCCGGCCCGGGCTGCCGCCGCGCCGACCGCCGCTGTACAGACCGCCGCTGTACAGACCGCCCCGGGGGACGCTCCCCCGATCGCGCCGCCGCTGCGGCATCTGGCCCACAGGCTGGGAGTCGATCCGGCCAGGATCCACGGGACCGGCAAGGGCGGCGCCATCACGCGGGCCGACGTGGAGCACGCCGTCGCGGCGAGGCCGTCCGCCGGACGCGTGCGTTCCTCGCCCCGGGCCCGGAGGCTCGCCGCCGAACTCGGCGTCGAGCTTGCGTCCGTCAGCGGCACCGGCCCGGAGGGTGCCGTGACCGTGGCGGACGTCCAGCTCGCCGCAGGCAGCAGGACACCGGCCGCGGTTCCGGTCGCCGGGGGCCCCGGGGAAGGTGTCCCGGAGGCAGGTACGGCCGGGACCGCTCCCCCGCCGGAAGGACAGGCAACGGAGGCGCCCCAGGCGGGCAAAACAGCAGAGGCCCGCGAGCGCGTTGCCAGCCTGCGCCGCGCCGTCGGCGCCCTGATGTCGCGGTCGAAGAAGACCATCCCGCACTACTATCTGAGCACCACCCTGGACCTACGGGCCGCCGTCGAATGGATGCAGTCCGTCAACGCGCAGCGCCCGGTGGCCTCCCGGCTGGTCCCCTCGGCCCTCCTGCTGAAGGCCGCGGCGCTCGCGGCCAAGGACGTGCAGGAGGTCAACGGCTTCTACGACGACGGCGGGTTCCGCCCCAGCGCGTCCGTGCACCTCGGCGTCGCCGTGGCCCTGCGGCAGGGCGGCATCGTGGCCCCCGCCATCCACGACGCCGACACGCTGGCCGTGGACGTGCTGATGGAGCAGTTGCGGGACCTCGTCAGCCGTGCCCGCGCCGGCCGGCTGCAGCGCGCCGAGATGGCGGACCCCACCATCACAGTGACCAATCTCGGCGATCTGGGTGTGGAGAGCGTCTTCGGTGTGATCTATCCCCCGCAGGTCGCGATGCTCGGCTTGGGCAGGGTCATGGAACAACCCTGGGCGCAAAACGGCATGCTCGGCATCCGTCCCGCCGTTATTGCCACGCTCTCCGCGGACCACCGGGTCAGCGACGGCCTGCGCGGCGGCCGCTACTTGACCCGGATCGACGAGCTGCTGCAGAAGCCGGAGGAACTGTGA
- a CDS encoding thioesterase domain-containing protein, whose protein sequence is MPHEPEVEDVGGAGDADARVLRHAAELKRLSRRSFLIGTGSASVLAADMLFTRRVQAERRVHRILTVPDETAEKYFPHASWFLFPGYKTSWEEALWILNALRGALNKRGRLAAVGYSNVGLDIDQIVIAVVEHARANQLDTLYFYGHSFGGMVATQVAARLRELHGIEVAFILLDSSPYSKYDVLDQSWFEGVVFLYESGFRFPTVLRGGYELGERMLHKDERSWGQVLDQTLEQLSPIAPSSTLIQSESAYIYHFDATRFAGKLGGTKMAFIGNPRDRTVDYDTARDSWSLTFKDNMASDSQRTDGARPAHASPGWNPFVYRPVIEGLQDELFPLPSGGGKKTAF, encoded by the coding sequence GTGCCGCATGAGCCTGAAGTTGAGGATGTGGGCGGGGCCGGCGACGCCGACGCCCGCGTGCTCCGGCACGCCGCCGAACTCAAGAGACTTTCCCGGCGGAGTTTCCTGATCGGCACGGGCTCCGCCTCCGTGCTGGCCGCCGACATGTTGTTCACCCGGCGGGTGCAGGCCGAGCGCCGGGTCCACCGGATCCTCACGGTGCCCGACGAGACGGCAGAGAAGTACTTTCCGCACGCCAGCTGGTTCCTCTTTCCCGGCTACAAGACCAGCTGGGAGGAAGCCCTGTGGATCCTGAACGCGTTGCGGGGGGCGCTGAACAAGCGGGGCCGGCTCGCCGCCGTCGGATACTCCAACGTGGGACTCGACATCGACCAGATCGTGATCGCGGTAGTGGAGCACGCCCGGGCCAACCAGCTGGACACGCTCTACTTCTACGGCCACAGCTTCGGCGGCATGGTGGCCACCCAGGTCGCCGCCCGCCTAAGGGAGCTTCACGGCATTGAGGTGGCGTTTATCCTGCTGGATTCCAGCCCGTACAGCAAGTACGACGTGCTGGACCAGAGCTGGTTTGAGGGCGTGGTCTTCCTCTACGAGAGCGGCTTCCGGTTCCCCACGGTGCTGCGTGGCGGCTATGAACTCGGCGAGCGGATGCTGCACAAGGACGAGCGCAGCTGGGGGCAGGTCCTGGACCAGACCCTGGAGCAGCTCTCGCCGATCGCGCCCTCCAGCACACTGATCCAGTCCGAGTCCGCTTACATCTACCACTTCGACGCCACCCGGTTCGCCGGAAAGCTCGGCGGGACAAAGATGGCGTTTATCGGCAATCCCCGCGACCGGACGGTGGATTACGACACGGCCCGCGACTCCTGGTCCCTGACCTTCAAGGACAACATGGCCTCCGACTCGCAACGGACCGACGGCGCCCGGCCGGCGCACGCCAGCCCGGGCTGGAATCCGTTCGTCTACCGGCCGGTCATCGAGGGCCTGCAGGACGAGCTTTTTCCGCTGCCCTCCGGCGGAGGCAAGAAGACCGCGTTCTAG
- a CDS encoding acyl carrier protein, whose translation MKEDEARAAVQAAIGKVAPDVDLAEVDEDSRLRQDLELDSLDFLRLVETIDTATGVDIPERDYPDVATVKGLIGYLAAHG comes from the coding sequence ATGAAGGAAGACGAAGCCCGGGCGGCGGTTCAGGCCGCGATCGGCAAGGTGGCGCCGGACGTGGACCTGGCCGAGGTGGATGAGGACTCCCGGCTGCGGCAGGATCTGGAGCTCGACTCGCTGGACTTCCTCCGGCTCGTCGAAACGATCGACACGGCCACCGGCGTCGACATCCCGGAGCGGGACTACCCGGACGTTGCCACCGTCAAGGGGCTGATCGGCTACCTGGCGGCCCACGGCTGA
- the pyrE gene encoding orotate phosphoribosyltransferase, producing the protein MTATSAPAADAAAARARLLELIKELAVVRGKVILSSGAEADYYIDLRRITLHHEASKLVGQVMLSLLDDAGIDFECAGGLTMGADPVGTAVMHSAVDAGRPVDAFVVRKAQKSYGMGRQVEGPSVEGRKVLVLEDTSTTGGSALTAVEGVRKAGGNVVAVAVIVDRDTGAKEKIEAEAGVPYLFAFGKDELGLS; encoded by the coding sequence ATGACTGCCACCAGTGCCCCTGCAGCTGACGCCGCTGCCGCCCGTGCCCGCCTGCTTGAACTGATCAAGGAGCTGGCCGTCGTCCGCGGCAAGGTCATCCTCTCCAGCGGCGCCGAAGCCGACTACTACATCGACCTCCGCCGGATCACGCTGCACCACGAGGCCTCAAAGCTGGTCGGCCAGGTCATGCTCTCACTGCTGGACGACGCCGGGATCGACTTTGAGTGCGCAGGCGGGCTCACCATGGGTGCCGACCCCGTGGGCACCGCCGTGATGCACTCCGCCGTCGACGCCGGACGACCCGTGGACGCCTTCGTGGTCCGCAAGGCGCAGAAGTCCTACGGCATGGGCCGCCAAGTGGAAGGCCCCTCCGTCGAGGGCCGCAAGGTGCTGGTGCTGGAAGACACGTCCACCACAGGCGGTTCCGCGCTGACCGCCGTCGAGGGTGTCCGCAAGGCGGGCGGCAACGTCGTCGCCGTCGCCGTGATCGTGGACCGTGACACCGGAGCCAAGGAAAAGATCGAGGCCGAGGCCGGCGTTCCGTACCTCTTCGCCTTCGGCAAGGACGAACTCGGCCTCAGCTAG
- a CDS encoding alpha-ketoacid dehydrogenase subunit beta — protein MKSSYREALRAGIRDAMLRDERVFLMGEDVGSYGGSFAVSLGLLEEFGPDRIRDTPLSESGFVGAGIGAALAGMRPIVEIMTVNFSLLALDQIVNNAASLLHMSGGQFNVPIVIRMTTGAGRQLGAQHSHSLEGWFAHIPGLRILAPATLADARGMLWTALQDPDPVLIFEHGSLYNVAGELDDDAGAVDIDTAAVRRPGTDITLITYGGTLPAVLDAAGQLEAGGIDAEVLDLRTLRPLDDAAILASVRKTHRAVVVDEGWRSGSISAEISARITENAFYDLDAPVGRVCSAEVPIPYAKHLELAALPSVDRITAAARQAVSAGG, from the coding sequence ATGAAATCCAGCTACCGCGAGGCGCTCCGGGCCGGGATCCGCGACGCGATGCTCCGCGACGAAAGGGTCTTCCTGATGGGCGAAGACGTGGGCTCCTATGGCGGGTCCTTCGCCGTAAGCCTGGGGCTGCTGGAGGAATTCGGCCCGGACCGCATCCGTGACACCCCGCTGTCCGAGTCCGGTTTCGTCGGCGCCGGCATCGGGGCGGCCTTGGCCGGAATGCGTCCGATTGTGGAGATCATGACCGTCAACTTCAGCCTGCTGGCCCTCGACCAGATCGTGAACAACGCGGCCAGCCTGCTTCACATGTCCGGCGGACAGTTCAACGTCCCCATCGTGATCCGGATGACCACGGGTGCCGGCCGCCAGCTGGGCGCCCAGCATTCGCACAGCCTGGAGGGCTGGTTCGCGCACATCCCCGGCCTGCGCATCCTGGCCCCCGCCACCCTGGCCGACGCCCGCGGGATGTTGTGGACAGCGCTGCAGGACCCCGATCCGGTGCTGATCTTCGAACACGGCTCGCTCTACAACGTCGCCGGCGAACTCGACGACGATGCCGGGGCCGTGGACATCGACACCGCCGCCGTGCGGCGGCCCGGCACGGACATCACGCTGATCACCTACGGCGGGACACTTCCCGCCGTTCTCGACGCCGCCGGCCAGCTTGAGGCCGGGGGTATCGACGCCGAAGTGCTGGACCTGCGCACGCTCCGCCCCCTCGACGACGCCGCCATCCTCGCCTCCGTCCGCAAGACCCACCGCGCCGTGGTGGTGGATGAAGGCTGGCGCAGCGGCAGCATCTCCGCCGAAATCAGCGCCCGGATCACCGAAAACGCGTTCTACGACCTGGACGCGCCGGTGGGCCGGGTCTGCAGCGCCGAAGTGCCGATCCCCTACGCCAAGCATCTGGAACTTGCGGCACTGCCGTCTGTGGACCGGATCACCGCGGCGGCCCGGCAGGCGGTCAGCGCCGGTGGCTGA
- the pdhA gene encoding pyruvate dehydrogenase (acetyl-transferring) E1 component subunit alpha — MTGPLEPPARPLDPAHGRHLLLQMLRVRRLEEKCVELYSAAKIRGFLHVYIGEEAVAAGVLETLEPDDAVLATYREHGHALLRGVPAGAILAEMYGCVEGCCRGRGGSMHLFDAATRFYGGNAIVAGGLPLAVGMALADKMSGRSRATVCFFGEGAVAEGEFHESLNLAALWQLPVLFCCENNLYAMGTALGRSESQTDIALKAAGYEIAAWAVDGMDVLAVEDAARRAVEAVRAGGGPHFLELRTYRFRAHSMFDPERYRDKAEVAQWLERDPIALLRASMEAAGQLSAQEWSQLQADADAEVTAAVGFAETGTLEPVEDLARFVYSERTGDRAGERAGDNGAGAGGRRSRP; from the coding sequence ATGACCGGACCGCTCGAGCCTCCGGCCCGCCCCCTGGACCCGGCGCACGGCCGGCACCTGCTGCTGCAGATGCTGCGTGTTCGCCGGCTGGAGGAAAAATGCGTCGAGCTCTACAGCGCCGCCAAGATCCGCGGCTTCCTGCACGTGTACATCGGCGAGGAAGCGGTGGCGGCAGGCGTCCTGGAAACGCTGGAGCCGGACGACGCCGTCCTCGCCACCTACCGGGAACACGGCCATGCCCTGCTCCGCGGGGTCCCTGCCGGGGCGATCCTCGCCGAGATGTACGGCTGCGTCGAGGGCTGCTGCCGGGGCCGGGGCGGCTCCATGCATCTCTTCGACGCCGCCACGCGCTTCTACGGGGGCAACGCGATCGTTGCCGGCGGGCTGCCGCTCGCCGTCGGAATGGCGCTCGCGGACAAGATGTCCGGCCGCTCCCGCGCCACTGTGTGCTTCTTCGGTGAGGGCGCCGTCGCGGAGGGTGAATTCCACGAGAGCCTCAACCTCGCCGCGCTCTGGCAGCTTCCTGTGCTCTTCTGCTGCGAAAACAACCTCTACGCCATGGGAACCGCGCTGGGCCGTTCGGAATCCCAGACGGACATTGCCCTCAAGGCCGCCGGCTACGAGATAGCGGCCTGGGCCGTGGACGGCATGGACGTCCTCGCCGTCGAAGACGCCGCCCGCCGCGCCGTCGAGGCGGTCCGCGCCGGGGGCGGACCGCACTTCCTCGAACTGCGCACCTACCGATTCCGGGCCCACTCGATGTTCGACCCGGAACGGTACCGGGACAAAGCCGAAGTAGCCCAATGGCTCGAACGCGACCCCATCGCCCTGCTCCGCGCCTCGATGGAGGCCGCAGGCCAGCTCTCCGCCCAGGAGTGGAGCCAGCTGCAGGCGGACGCCGATGCCGAGGTCACGGCCGCCGTCGGGTTCGCCGAAACCGGGACGCTCGAACCCGTGGAGGACCTGGCCCGCTTCGTCTACAGCGAGCGCACTGGCGACCGCGCCGGGGAGCGTGCCGGGGACAACGGGGCCGGCGCTGGCGGCCGTCGGAGCCGGCCATGA
- a CDS encoding HAD-IIA family hydrolase — MADQYEDHGTDQRSDSGDVRSTSSVYRSGQEIECWLTDMDGVLVHENQPIPGASELIQRWVDTSKRFLVLTNNSIFTPRDLAARLKSSGLEIPEENIWTSALATAQFLKDQVRGSDSGNRAYTIGEAGLTTALHEAGFILTDQDPDFVVLGETRTYSFEAITMAIRLILGGARFIATNPDATGPSKDGPMPATGAIAALITKATGREPYIVGKPNPMMFRSAMNQIDAHSETTAMIGDRMDTDIIAGMEAGLHTVLVLSGITHKDDIAAYPFRPNQVLNSVADLKNQI, encoded by the coding sequence ATGGCGGACCAGTACGAAGACCACGGGACAGACCAGCGTTCAGACTCCGGCGACGTGCGGTCCACGTCCTCGGTGTACCGCAGCGGCCAGGAGATCGAGTGCTGGCTGACCGACATGGACGGCGTCCTGGTCCACGAGAACCAGCCCATCCCGGGCGCCTCCGAACTCATCCAGCGCTGGGTGGACACCTCCAAGCGCTTCCTTGTCCTGACCAACAATTCCATCTTCACGCCCAGGGACCTCGCCGCACGGTTGAAGAGTTCCGGCCTGGAGATCCCGGAGGAGAACATCTGGACCTCGGCCCTGGCCACCGCCCAGTTCCTCAAGGACCAGGTGCGCGGTTCGGATTCCGGCAACCGGGCCTACACAATCGGCGAGGCGGGCCTCACGACGGCCCTGCACGAAGCCGGTTTTATCCTCACCGACCAGGACCCGGACTTCGTGGTGCTCGGCGAAACCCGCACCTACTCCTTTGAGGCCATCACCATGGCCATCCGGCTGATTTTGGGCGGGGCGAGGTTCATCGCCACAAACCCGGACGCCACCGGGCCCTCGAAGGACGGCCCGATGCCTGCCACCGGCGCCATCGCGGCGCTCATCACCAAGGCGACCGGCCGGGAGCCCTACATCGTGGGCAAGCCGAACCCGATGATGTTCCGCTCGGCCATGAACCAGATCGACGCGCATTCGGAAACCACCGCCATGATCGGTGACCGGATGGACACCGACATCATCGCCGGCATGGAGGCGGGGCTGCACACGGTGCTGGTGCTCAGCGGGATCACCCACAAGGACGATATCGCCGCCTACCCGTTCCGGCCCAACCAGGTCCTGAACTCTGTCGCTGACCTGAAGAACCAGATCTAG
- a CDS encoding FAD-dependent oxidoreductase, producing the protein METTGCAVVGGGPAGMMLGLLLARAGVRVTVLEKHADFLRDFRGDTVHPSTIRLIDELGLGDEFRRLPQSRLKNVVFPVPGGPPVTMGDFDALPPPYNYIAMMPQWDFLSFLAGAAAQEPGFKLLMSHTATGLVRNGGRVRGVRFRTPDGAHDELLADLVVATDGRHSALRTAAGLAPQEFPVPFDTWWFRLPRYPSETGEVAGLVPAFGPGEALLALFRNDYYQMGYLAAKGADARIRAEGVEGFRRRVAALRPDLADRVDAIASLDDLHWLDVRLNRLHSWHINGLLCIGDAAHAMSPAGGVGINLAIQDAAAAAEFLAPPLLRGRVTTADLEKVERRRRLPTVIVQSAQRVMQHAIFGPILSGKRTKFPAAALFVARHVPAFRTIIPRFIAFGPRPEHAPAFARRTPQRS; encoded by the coding sequence ATGGAGACGACCGGATGTGCGGTGGTGGGTGGTGGACCTGCGGGGATGATGCTTGGCTTGCTTCTGGCACGGGCCGGGGTGCGGGTAACGGTTTTGGAGAAGCACGCGGACTTCTTGCGCGACTTCCGCGGCGACACCGTGCATCCGTCCACCATCCGGCTCATTGACGAACTAGGACTCGGCGACGAATTCCGCCGGCTCCCGCAGAGCCGCCTGAAGAATGTCGTATTCCCGGTCCCCGGCGGGCCGCCCGTGACCATGGGCGACTTTGATGCCTTGCCGCCGCCGTACAACTACATCGCCATGATGCCGCAATGGGATTTCCTGAGCTTCCTCGCCGGAGCCGCCGCCCAGGAACCGGGATTCAAGCTGCTCATGAGCCACACGGCCACCGGGCTGGTCCGCAACGGGGGCAGGGTCCGCGGAGTCCGCTTCCGGACCCCCGACGGCGCACATGACGAACTCCTGGCGGACCTCGTTGTTGCCACAGACGGCCGCCATTCTGCGCTGCGCACCGCGGCCGGGCTGGCGCCACAGGAGTTCCCGGTGCCCTTCGACACCTGGTGGTTCCGGCTGCCCCGCTATCCCTCCGAAACGGGTGAGGTGGCGGGGCTCGTCCCGGCGTTCGGCCCCGGCGAGGCACTGCTGGCCCTGTTCCGCAACGACTACTACCAAATGGGCTACCTCGCGGCCAAGGGCGCCGACGCCCGGATCCGCGCGGAAGGCGTCGAGGGCTTCCGGCGGCGGGTTGCGGCGCTCCGCCCGGACCTTGCGGACCGTGTTGACGCCATCGCGTCCCTCGACGACCTCCACTGGCTGGATGTGCGCCTGAACCGGCTGCATTCATGGCACATCAACGGGCTGCTGTGCATCGGGGATGCGGCGCATGCGATGTCCCCGGCCGGCGGCGTCGGAATCAACCTCGCCATCCAGGACGCTGCTGCCGCCGCTGAGTTCCTGGCCCCCCCACTGCTCCGGGGGCGGGTGACAACGGCAGACCTGGAGAAAGTGGAACGACGGCGGCGGCTGCCCACCGTCATTGTGCAGTCCGCCCAACGGGTCATGCAACACGCGATCTTCGGCCCGATCCTGTCCGGGAAACGGACAAAGTTTCCGGCTGCGGCACTCTTCGTCGCCCGGCACGTTCCGGCGTTCCGGACCATCATCCCCCGCTTCATCGCCTTCGGGCCGCGGCCCGAACACGCGCCCGCCTTCGCCCGGCGCACCCCGCAGCGTTCGTAG
- the acsA gene encoding acetate--CoA ligase: MTAGTDPSTRWPIIPKDVGSFRVRPNLVDYDAARAAFSWDEARRELSGLPGGRGVNIAYEAVDRHAAGGHAGHEALRFVRADGSSHSLTFAELAGQTNRFASVLRSLGIGRGERVFSLTGRGPALYIAVLGTLKNASVFCPLFSAFGPEPVRQRLHLGSGRALVTTRALYRKKIAQLRDSLPELRHVLLTDADGRPEPGTLDLTALMRAAPADGEAAATQAEDMALLHFTSGTTGTPKGAIHVHDAVTAHHATGTTALDLHPEDIYWCTADPGWVTGTSYGVIAPLTHGVTTIVDEEEMDPDRWYRILAEQHVTVWYTAPTALRMLMKAGADRARGHDLSALRFVASVGEPLNPEVVVWGQEAFGQPVHDNWWQTETGGIMISNYAATEIRPGSMGRPLPGVEAGIVARDAQDKPVVRDGEAVLVTAPDAVGELALRPGWPSMFRGYLHEEERYRRCFAGGWYLTGDLAKRDADGYYWFVGRGDDVIKSSGHLIGPFEVESCLMEHDAVAEAGVIGVPDPVAGEVVKAFVELRPGRQPSEELQLEIIGFARKKLGPAVAPRLLEFTVALPRTRSGKILRRLLKARELGLPEGDTSTIETPAGAPEPEARK; the protein is encoded by the coding sequence ATGACGGCAGGAACGGATCCTTCCACCCGCTGGCCCATCATCCCCAAAGACGTCGGCAGCTTCCGGGTCCGGCCGAACCTGGTGGACTATGACGCCGCGCGCGCCGCGTTCTCCTGGGACGAAGCCCGCCGCGAGCTGTCCGGGCTGCCCGGCGGCCGCGGCGTCAACATCGCTTACGAGGCGGTGGACCGGCATGCCGCCGGCGGGCACGCGGGGCACGAGGCGCTGCGGTTCGTCCGGGCCGACGGCAGCAGCCACTCCCTCACCTTCGCGGAACTCGCCGGGCAGACCAACCGCTTCGCCAGCGTGCTCCGGAGCCTCGGCATCGGGCGGGGCGAGCGCGTCTTCTCACTCACCGGCCGCGGTCCGGCGCTCTACATTGCCGTGCTGGGAACCCTCAAGAACGCCAGCGTCTTCTGTCCGCTGTTCTCCGCTTTCGGCCCCGAACCCGTCCGCCAGCGGCTGCACCTGGGCTCCGGCCGGGCCCTGGTCACCACACGTGCGCTGTACCGAAAGAAAATAGCCCAGCTCCGCGACTCACTCCCGGAGCTCCGGCACGTGCTGCTGACCGATGCAGATGGCCGCCCGGAGCCGGGCACCCTGGACCTCACCGCGCTGATGCGCGCGGCGCCGGCCGACGGTGAGGCGGCCGCGACACAGGCCGAGGACATGGCGCTGCTGCACTTCACATCCGGGACCACCGGAACGCCCAAGGGCGCCATTCACGTGCACGACGCCGTCACCGCGCACCATGCGACCGGCACTACCGCCCTGGACCTGCATCCGGAGGACATCTACTGGTGCACGGCCGACCCGGGCTGGGTCACCGGCACCTCGTACGGCGTGATCGCGCCGCTGACCCACGGAGTGACGACCATCGTGGACGAGGAGGAGATGGACCCGGACCGCTGGTACCGGATCCTCGCCGAACAGCACGTCACGGTCTGGTACACCGCGCCCACAGCGCTGCGGATGCTTATGAAAGCCGGCGCGGACCGCGCCCGGGGCCATGACCTGTCCGCCCTGCGCTTCGTCGCCAGCGTCGGTGAACCGCTTAACCCCGAAGTCGTCGTCTGGGGCCAGGAGGCCTTTGGCCAGCCCGTGCATGACAACTGGTGGCAGACCGAAACCGGCGGGATCATGATCTCCAACTATGCCGCCACCGAGATCCGCCCCGGTTCGATGGGCCGGCCGCTGCCCGGCGTCGAGGCGGGCATCGTGGCCCGGGACGCGCAGGACAAGCCGGTCGTCCGCGACGGCGAGGCGGTCCTCGTGACGGCGCCGGACGCGGTGGGCGAACTGGCCCTGCGTCCGGGCTGGCCCTCCATGTTCCGCGGCTACCTGCACGAGGAGGAACGCTACCGCCGCTGCTTTGCGGGCGGCTGGTACCTCACCGGCGACCTCGCCAAGCGCGACGCCGACGGGTACTACTGGTTCGTCGGACGCGGCGACGACGTGATCAAGTCCTCGGGGCACCTGATCGGCCCCTTCGAGGTGGAAAGCTGCCTCATGGAGCACGACGCCGTGGCCGAGGCAGGGGTGATCGGGGTCCCCGACCCGGTGGCCGGCGAGGTGGTCAAGGCCTTCGTGGAGCTGCGGCCCGGCCGGCAGCCGTCCGAGGAACTGCAGCTGGAGATCATCGGCTTTGCCCGGAAGAAGCTCGGCCCCGCCGTGGCGCCGAGGCTGCTGGAGTTCACCGTTGCCCTCCCCCGGACCCGCAGCGGCAAGATCCTCCGGCGGCTGCTCAAGGCCCGCGAGCTGGGCCTGCCGGAAGGCGACACGTCCACCATTGAGACACCTGCTGGGGCGCCGGAGCCGGAGGCACGGAAATGA